The genomic window GCCATAGCCGTCATAGCCTGCCTTTGGACCATGACCGCACAGCTGTTGCAGCACATTGACGGCGACAACCGGCGCTTGTTTGCGCGCTGCTGCTGCGGTTTTTGCATTGGGCATAGCGCCTGCATCACCAAGGCCGAAGACATTGTCATAACGAACATGGCGCAAGGTGTGCTGATCGACATCGGTAAATCCGCTTTCTGCGGCGAGCGGGCTGTCCGCAAGGAATTGCGGCGCGACCTGCGGCGGCACGACATGAAGCATATCGAACTCGCGCGTGACCTCGCCTTTTTCTGTTTTGAACACCGCTTTTTGCGCGGGGCCATCGACAGAGACGAGCGTGTGCCCAAGATCGAGCTGAACGTCGTATTTCTCGATATAGCTCATCAGCGCCGGGACATAATCGGCCACACCAAAGAGCGCGCCGCCAGCATTGCAGAACTCGACATCAATGTTGTCGAGAACGCCGGCGCGCAGCCAGTGATCGCACGACAGATACATCGCCTTTTGCGGCGCGCCTGCGCATTTGATCGGCATGGGCGGCTGCGTGAAAATGGCGCGGCCTTTTTTGAGCTTTTGGACCATTTCCCATGTGTAGGGCGCAAGGTCGTAGCGGTAGTTTGACGTGACGCCATTTTTGCCGAGCGTCTCTTCAAGCCCCTCGATCTTTTCCCATGCAAGGCGGATGCCGGGGGCAACGACAAGCGCTTCGTACCGGACGGTTGATCCGTCCGCGAGCGTTACCTCGTTATTATCAGGCTGAAAGGATTTGGCCGCCTGTTTGATCCAGGTGACACCCTTGGGCATAACGCTTGCCATGGATCGGCGGGTCACTTCCGGTTCAAACACGCCGCCGCCGACCATGGTCCATCCGGGTTGATAGGCATGGGTATCGGCAGGATCGATGACCGCAATGTCGAGGTTCTTGCGGCGTTTGAGCAGCGAGGAGGCCGTGGCAAGGCCAGCGGCACCGCCACCAACGATCACCACCGTATGTGATGCAGACATGATTATTCTCCCGGAGGCTTTTTATGCGAGCTTGTTGCTTAGATTTGTGAGGTCGTACCCCGCATCGCTCGCGCGTTGGAGGCGCTCTGCAGGGGCAATGTCGTCAGGGTTGGCGAGAGTATCGAGCGTGATCGAACGCGTGCCGGTGCGGCAATAGGCGAGCACCGGGCCATCCGTGCCGCGACGAACCGCGCGGAAGGCAGCGATGGCGGCATCGGGAAATTGCCCGCCCGCTACGGGGATGTGATGAAACGCAATGCCATTGGCCTCAGCAGCGTCGCGCATTTCCTCGACGCTCGGTTGGCCGTCTTCTTCACCATCAGGCCTGTTGCACATGACGGCAACAAAGCCTTGCGCAGCGATGGCAGAGAAGTCCGTCGGCTGGATCTGCGGCGCGACGGCAAATTCGGGGGTGACTTGGCGAATATCCATCACGCTTTCCCTTCAAAAAGGCGCACCAGAACCATTCCGGCAAGCATGGCGACCACAAAAATCGCAGCGGAAACAGGCTCAATTACCAGCGCTGCAATACCGGGACCGGGGCACAGGCCAGCGATGCCCCATCCAATGCCGAACAAAGCCGAGCCGCCGATCAATCGCGGCGTCAGATCCTGCGTGCCGGGAAGAGCGAAGTCGCCGCCGAACACGGGGCGGATCAACTTGGGCTGAATTTGCCATGCGATGACCATCACCAGAACCGCTCCGCCCATGACGAAAGCAAGCGTGGGATCCCAGTCGCCCAGAATGTCGAGAAAGCCGCGAACCCGTGCAGGATCAGTCATCCCGCCAAGCGCAAGGCCAGCACCGAAGATGGAACCTGAAAGGGCTGGAATAACGAGGCGGCGCATCATGGCAGCACCTCCAGTCCGAGCGCATTCATTGCGGCAACAGTGGCAAAGCCGGTGATCATAAAAGTGACGGTTGCGACGATGGAACGCTGTGAGAAGCGGCTCATCCCGCAAACGCCGTGCCCGCTGGTACAGCCGCTACCAAGGCGGGTGCCAACGCCAACGACCAGGCCCGCAATCACCAGATATACAGGCGAGGCGAAGTTGGCGGGAAGCCCCCCTTGCGCAAGCATCACGATGAAAGCACCCAGTGGCAGGCCGATGACAAAAGCCCAGGCCGACACACGCGGCAGGCCGCTATCGGAAATTCCCGCCGCGCGAGCGGTGATGCCCGAAATGCCCGCAATGCGCCCAATGCCAAGCAGCATCAACGCAGCCGCAAGCCCGATGAGAACACCGCCAGCAAGCCCTGTCATTGGTGCGGCCTCTGGAAATACGGGGAGCATCATACCGCGTTCACCGGAATCTTGATGTAGCTAACGCCATTTTCTTCGGGCTCGGGCAGACGTCCGCCGCGAATGTTCACCTGCACCGAAGGCATGATGAGATTGGGCATAGCCAGTGTCGCATCGCGCGTGGTGCGCATTTGGACGAAATCATCTTCGCTCACGCCGTCCTTCACATGGACGTTCTCGCGCCGCTGCTGACCCACGGTTGTTTCCCAAGCGTATTCATCGCGGCCCGGTGCCTTGTAATCGTGACACAGGAACAGGCGCGTTTCATCTGGCAGCGAAAGCAGACGGCGGATCGACTGGAACAACTGGCGCGCATCGCCTCCGGGGAAGTCGGCCCGCGCTGTGCCAAAGTCAGGCATGAAGATCGTATCGCCGACAAAGGCAGCATCGCCGATGATGAAAGCCATATCTGCGGGAGTGTGACCGGGTACGTGCAGTGCGATACCTTCGATCTTGCCGAGGTTGAATGTCTCGCCATCGGTAAACAGATGGTCGAATTGCGAACCGTCGCGCTCAAAATCAGTGCCAGCGTTGAAAAGCTTGCCGAACACATCCTGCACGCGGATGATTTCCTTGCCGATGGCAAGCTTCCCGCCGAGCTTTTCCTGCAAATAAGGCGCGGCTGAAATGTGATCGGCATGGGCGTGGGTTTCGATCAGCCATGTCACTTTCAAATTATTCGAATTGACATATTCGATTATGCGATCTGCGGAAGCCTGCGAGGTGCGCCCCGCGGCCGCTTCATAGTCGAGGACCGAATCAATGATCGCCGCCTCGCAGGTTTCAGGGTCGTGGACGACATAACTTACAGTATATGTCGCCTCGTCGAAAAAGCCCGCAATTGAAGGGCGCAGCGTTTTTTGATCGATTGCCCGGTTGATCTGGTCGGTTGCCGCCTGAAGGGCTGAATCTGATTTAGACATCCCAAACTCCTTTGATTACATAAAGTATGTATATGTGTTGCTTTATGGGAGTCAAGTGCTAAGAGGATGGTCATGGATACTCAGGAAAACGAAAGCCGCGGCACACGCGTGCTTCGCATTGGCGATCTGGCACCCGACTTTGAGGCGCGCAGCACAATTGGCCCGGTGAAGCTTTCAGCGTTCAGAGAGCGTTGGCTCATCCTTTTTTCGCACCCGGCGGATTTTACCCCCGTGTGCACCACCGAATTTGTCGAACTTGCGCGGCAGGCGGACGAATTTGAGAAACGTGAGTGCAATCTCATGGCGCTCTCGGTTGACAGCCTGTTTTCGCATTTCGCCTGGCTGCGAATGATCCGCGACCGCTTTGATATTGAAGTGCGCTTTCCCATTGTCGAAGACCCGACATTGGTGATTGGCCGGGCTTTTGGAATGGTCGCGCCAAAGGACAATGACAGCGCGACGGTGCGCACCACCTTCTTTATCGACCCGACGGGCGTGATCCGCGCCATGACGTGTTATCCCGCCAATATGGGCCGTTCGATCCCCGAAATGCTGCGTATGCTCGACGCGCTTCAGGCGATTGATGCGAAAGACGCGCTTGCCCCTGCCAATTGGGAGCCCGGAATGCCTTTGCTCAAATCGCCTACGCAAGACCTTGATGAAGTGTTCAGCGCGGGCGATCAAACCGCATGGTTCCTTCGCGAAGCTGGCAAAGGGAGCCGCAAATGAGTGTGGATGCCCCGATTGAGGAATTGAAAGCTATCGCCCACCCGTTGCGCTTTCAGATCGTGCAATTGCTGCGCGGTGGTGAGATGAATGTGGGCGAGATCGAGCAAGCCTCTGGCATTGGTCAGCCTGCCTTGTCACAGCAACTTGGCGTTTTGAGAAAGGCGGAGCTGGTTGCGACGCGCAAGGAGGCAAAGCTTGTGTTTTACACCCTCAACGAGGATCGCCTGCGCGAAGTGGGCGCGCTGATTGGCGGGCTTGATGCAGGCGCTGCTCCTAAAACTGCGCCAGTCCGAACCCCTGCGCCCGGCGTTGCCAATTTTGCGCGCTTGTCCTGAGCATGAAAGGTTCGAATATTCAGGGATAGTCCGCTATTGCTGGACCTCCCCGATACGATAATCTGCGTTGCACCGACTGCTAATCTGCCTATAGGCGAGCGCGACATGATTGCCCCGCGCCACTCCTTATTGTCCCGGACACGCGCGCTCTTGACGCTTGTGTTGATGGCGCTTGGCGTGAATGCACTTGTTCCCGCCGGCTATATGGTCGCGCCGACCGCGTCGCAGGGCATCGCGGTAACGCTGTGCCCTGAAACGCATCCCCTCGCTCGTGCTGTGGCGGTGGCTGAGGGCTATGCACAACCAGACGATGCGGCGTCACACGCACACCATGCGGCGATGGGCCATGATACAGCGCCCGCGCATGATGGCGAACCGGCGACGGCTGCAACGGGCACTGATTGCGCGTTTTCGGCGCTCGCCTTTGCTGGCGATATTCCTGCTCAGCCCGAAACTTCTGCGGCCCCTCTTGAACGCGCTGAAGCGGCCTTAATACCGCTCAAAGCCTTTGCGGTTGCCCCCAGCCGCCATTTGCGTCCCCCGTTGCGCGGGCCGCCAGTACATAGCTGATGCTGAGATAATCCGGACCAATAGGCGCGCCGCCAAGGCCAGCGCCTTTGGCTGTGTACCCACTGAAATTACGAGAAAACACATGAACTCCAAAGCTCTTCGCAGGGCCGCCCTTTTGGCGTCCTGCCCTCTGTGCATGGCGCATCCCGCCTTGGCAGATCACCCCAATCCTGAGGCCGATACCGAAGCGGTGCTGACCGATACGATCGTCGTGACCGCGACGCGCACCCACACCATTTCGCGCGATGGCATTGCGCCGCCTGAACAAATCGCGCTTCCTGCCGATGCTGCCGGGATTGCCGCGCGCACACCGGGTGGCGCGCTTGTCGGCAATGGCGCGCTTTCGGGGCAATTATCCTATCGCGGGCTCGCCGGACAGCGTGTGCTGGGCCGCGTCAATGGACAGCGGTTCGCCTCTGGCGGTCCCAATGCGATGGACCCACCACTGCATTACGCGCCTTCCATCCTTGTCGAGCGCATCGACATCGCGCGCGGAGTGGCTCCGGTGTCGCAGGGGCCCTCGCTTGCCGGAGCGGTCAATGCGCAATTGGTTGAAACCCAATTCACCGAGACATCGACTCTCACGCCGCAACTTCGCTTCACCAGCCAGTATCGCAGTGTCGATGACAGCTATGCCGTTGGCGGGTTTGCAGGGCTCGCCAACGAAACCATGCGTTTTGGCGTAATCGCCAGCCGCGAGGAGGGCAGCGATTATGACTTTCCCGGCGGCACAGCCGTTGGCACATCGTTTGAGCGCAATCTGTACGGCGTCCATGCCGGCTTTCACGCAGGACCGGGCGAGATATTCGTCGAATATCGCCGCAGCGAAACCGATCCGACCGGCAATCCGCCCTTCGCGCTCGACATCGTCTATTTCAACACGGACTTTATCCAAGGCGGCTTTCGCGGAGAGATTGCACCCGATGTCTTTCTGAACCTGAAAGCCGGCCATGTCGCCGTCCGGCACCTGATGGACAATCAGACCACGCGCCAGCCCGCTGCTCCTCCCATGCGGGCAAGGGCGACTTTCGCCGATGCTGATACGAGCACGGTCGAAGGATCGCTGCGGTTCGGGACCAGCAACGCCTATTTCGAAGTGGGCGCGGATGCTGAACTGACCGACAAATTTGTGCAGATCACCAATCCGTTCAATTCAGGCTTCTTCATCGATGCACAGCCCAACGTGCAATCCGAAAGGGTCGGAGCCTTTGCCCAGTGGCGAGGCGCGCTTGACGCAGTTCAATTTGAACTGGGCGCGCGGATTGATCGCACCGATCAGTCAGCGGGCATCCCGCAATTGGGAGCAGCCGTGCCGATGGGGCCACGCGGGCTTGCCGCCGCTTTTACCGCGGCTGACCGTGACCATGCGGAAACGACAGTGGACACAGTGTTGCGCGCATGGCTACCGCGAGGTGATTTTACCCCTCGCGTAACACTGGCACGAAAAGAGCGAGTACCAAGCTTGCTTGAACGTTTTGGCTGGCTCCCGACGGAGGCGAGCTTTGGCCTTGCTGATGGCAACATCTATGTTGGCAATCTTGATCTTGACCCGGAGACGGCCTGGATTGCGGAAATCGGTTTCGACCTTGAAAGCGATGTGTTTTCGCTGCGCCCGACGCTATTCTATCGCCGGGTCGATGATTTCATCCAAGGCGTGCCCTTTGATGCCACCATTGGCATTGTCGATAGCCCGGTGGAGATGATCGCCGCGATGAATGGCGACACCACGCCATTGCGCTTTGGCAATGTCGATGCCGAGCTTTACGGCGCGGACCTCGACTTCAGCCTTCGCCCGATGGCACGGATCGAAGTGTCCGGCACGGCAAGCTATGTGCGAGGCAAGCGGCGAGACATTGACGATGATCTCTACCGCGTCGCGCCTGCAAACCTTCGATTGTCAGCCGCTTACCTTGGCGATCGGTTTTCAGCAGGCGCAGAGCTTGTCGCGGCGGCGGATCAAACCCGCGTCTCGATTTCGAACGGCGAATCGCCCAGTGATGGATATGCAATCGTCGGATTGTTCGGGCGCTACGCGCTGACAGATGCTCTTGCGATTGAGGCGGGGGTCGAGAACCTGTTCGACACGCAATATCAGCCGCATCTTGCAGGGCGAAACCGCGCGGGCGCATCCGATGTGCCGGTTGGTGAGCGTCTGCCTGGCGCTGGCCGTGGCGGTTGGGTTCGGATGACAGCCCGGTTCTGACTTAAAAGTGATTGGGCCAGCCTGTTAGAGCAATAGCGCTGATAGGCTGGTCCGCTCACATTCAGGCGACTTGCGCCCAGATTTCGTCCCACGCCTCTTTGGCTTTGCCGATCTGGCGCACGCTCTTTGCAGCTTCAAGGTTTGCATCGCGCCCTTCGCCCTCAACAATCACAAGGCCGACCATGCCCATGCTTTTGTGGGGAAGGCAGTGATAGCCGTAATATCCCGGCTTGGTGAAAGTGACCGACACGCTTTTCCCGATTTGCCCACGCCAGCCACTAGCGCCTTCAGGGATCATGCCGGGAGTGGACATGGAATTGTGCGTTGGCTGTGACGGCTTGAAAGTCACCGTGTCGCCCGATGCCACGCGCAAGATGCGGGGGGTGAACACCATGCGCTTACCCGTCTTGGGGTCCTGCGTCATCATCTCCACCACGTGCGTACGCGGTTTTGCGGCCACACCTGAGCTTAGCAGAAGAGCGGTGGCACCTGCGCAAAGAATGGCTGTGCGGCGGTCGAACATGAAGGGCTCCTTTTGAGAGAAAAAGAAGGGCGCAAGGCGGCAGGCTAACCCTGCGCACACCTTGCGCCCCCTTTTTGTGATCGGCTTACTTTACGTCGAAGCGGTCGAGCATCATCACCTTCGACCATGCTTTCGCAAAGTCGTTGACGAAACGCTCTTCCCCGTCGGAATAGGCGTACACTTCGGCCACTGCGCGCAGTTCGGAGTTGGAGCCGAACACGAGGTCAACCTCGGTTGCGGTCCACTTCACCTCACCGCTTTCACGGTCGCGGCCCTCATAGACATATTCCTCGCCTTCAACCGGAGCCCATTGGGTCCCCATGTCGAGAAGGTTGACGAAGAAGTCATTGGTAAGCGTACCCGGCGTATCGGTGAAAACGCCGTGCTTTGCGCCATCGGTGTTGGCATCAAGCGCGCGCATCCCGGCGACAAGAACAGTCATTTCCGGCACGCTCAGCGTCAGAAGGTCTGCACGGTCGACCAGCATTTCTGTTGGAGAGAGGCGGGCACGCTCTGAATAGAAGTTGCGGAAGCCATCGGCTGCCGGGCGCAAATATTCAAAGCCTTCGACATCGGTCATCTCCTGGGTCGCATCGACGCGGCCCGGAGTGAACGGCACATCGACCGAATAACCCGCATCTTTGGCCGCATCTTCAATCGCGACGCTGCCGCCAAGGACGATCAAGTCGGCAATCGACACCTTGCGGCCTGTGCCACGCGCGTTGAAGTCCCCCTGGATACCTTCCATCGCACTGACGACTTTGGCCACCACTTCAGGATCATTCACCGCCCAGTCTTTTTGCGGGGCAAGGCGGATACGCGAACCATTGGCACCGCCGCGCATATCGGTGTCGCGATAGGTTACGGCAGCTGCCCAAGCGGTGCGAACAAGCTCCGAGGTCGACAAACCGCTTGCCCGGATTTTGTCCTCAAGCATGGCTATGTCGGCCTGGTTGATTGTGCTGCCGCTCACTTCGGGGAGTGGGTCTTGCCAAGTGAACTGCTCATTTGGCACTTCGCTGCCGACATAGCGCGCTCCCGGGCCCATGTCGCGGTGGGTCAGCTTGAACCAGGCCTTGGCAAAGGCTGCATCCATTTCTTCCGGATTTTCGGCCCAGCGCTTAGTGATGGCCCCGTATTTGGGGTCATAGCGCATTGCCAAGTCAGTGGTGAGCATGACCGGCGGATGGAATTTTTCAGGGTCGAATGCATCGGGCACGAATTCGAGCTGATCCGCATTCACCGGAATCCACTGGCCGGCGCCTGCAGGGCTGCGGGTTTCGCGCCATTCGAAGCTGTAAAGGTTTTCAAGGTAATTGTTGCTCCACGTGATCGGCGTTGCCGTCCACGCGCCTTCAAGTCCGCTGGTCGTCGCATCAGGGCCAGCGCCCGTACCGCACGAGTTTTTCCAGCCAAATCCTTGTGCAGCCACGCTTTCAGCGGCCGGTTCTTTCCCGATGCAGTCCTTGGGGCTTGCACCGTGGTTTTTGCCCAGAGTGTGACCGCCGATGATAAGCGCAGCTGTCTCTTCATCGTTCATGCCCATCCGGCCAAAGGTCGTGCGAATACGCTCAGCGCTTTCGAGGATGTTCATGTTGCCCTCAGGGCCTTCGGGGTTGACGTAGATCAGACCCATTTCCGATGCGCCAAGAGTGTCCTCAAGCTCTTGCGGTGTGCCTTCCGCTTCGCTGCCCGGACGTTCGCCACCGTGGCTGAAACGCGAGGCGGTGAGAAATTTGCTTTCCGGGCCCCAGTAGACAAGCTCAGGCTGCCAATCGTCGGTGCGACCGCCCGCAAAGCCGAAGGTTTCAAAACCCGCTTGTTCCAGCGCGACGTTGCCTGAGAGGATGATAAGGTCCGACCACGAAAGCGCGCGGCCATATTTCTGCTTTACCGGCCACAGCAAGCGGCGTGCTTTGTCGAGGTTGCCGTTGTCAGGCCAGCTGTTGAGCGGCTCAAAACGGATTTGCCCGCCATCAGACCCACCACGGCCATCGCCTGAGCGATATGTGCCAGCGCTGTGCCATGCGAGGCGGATGAAAAGCCCGGTGTAGCTGCCATAGTCAGCTGGCCACCAATCCTTCGAATCGGTGAGGGTTGCCGCCACATCAGCTTTGACTTCATTAAGGTCGAGTTTTGCAAATTCAGCGGCGTAATCGAAATCTTCGCCCATCGGGTCCGCGTCCATTTCATTTTGGCGAAGACGCGAGAGGTCAACCACCTGAGGCCACCAATCCTGCACCGTGCGCGCTTTCATGTCGCCTGCTTCGCGCACAGGCATCTGACCCATGCCCGGCTGATTAAAGCCCGGAGGCGTTGCGCTAACCGAGGTTGCTAGAAGTGCACTTGCTGAAAGGAAAAGCGCGCTTTTCAATGGAAGCTTGAACATATTTTTGCCCTTTATCGTTGCTTGCCCGCTCATGGTTGAGACGA from Erythrobacter sp. SCSIO 43205 includes these protein-coding regions:
- a CDS encoding helix-turn-helix transcriptional regulator, which gives rise to MSVDAPIEELKAIAHPLRFQIVQLLRGGEMNVGEIEQASGIGQPALSQQLGVLRKAELVATRKEAKLVFYTLNEDRLREVGALIGGLDAGAAPKTAPVRTPAPGVANFARLS
- a CDS encoding TonB-dependent siderophore receptor codes for the protein MNSKALRRAALLASCPLCMAHPALADHPNPEADTEAVLTDTIVVTATRTHTISRDGIAPPEQIALPADAAGIAARTPGGALVGNGALSGQLSYRGLAGQRVLGRVNGQRFASGGPNAMDPPLHYAPSILVERIDIARGVAPVSQGPSLAGAVNAQLVETQFTETSTLTPQLRFTSQYRSVDDSYAVGGFAGLANETMRFGVIASREEGSDYDFPGGTAVGTSFERNLYGVHAGFHAGPGEIFVEYRRSETDPTGNPPFALDIVYFNTDFIQGGFRGEIAPDVFLNLKAGHVAVRHLMDNQTTRQPAAPPMRARATFADADTSTVEGSLRFGTSNAYFEVGADAELTDKFVQITNPFNSGFFIDAQPNVQSERVGAFAQWRGALDAVQFELGARIDRTDQSAGIPQLGAAVPMGPRGLAAAFTAADRDHAETTVDTVLRAWLPRGDFTPRVTLARKERVPSLLERFGWLPTEASFGLADGNIYVGNLDLDPETAWIAEIGFDLESDVFSLRPTLFYRRVDDFIQGVPFDATIGIVDSPVEMIAAMNGDTTPLRFGNVDAELYGADLDFSLRPMARIEVSGTASYVRGKRRDIDDDLYRVAPANLRLSAAYLGDRFSAGAELVAAADQTRVSISNGESPSDGYAIVGLFGRYALTDALAIEAGVENLFDTQYQPHLAGRNRAGASDVPVGERLPGAGRGGWVRMTARF
- a CDS encoding YeeE/YedE family protein, encoding MMLPVFPEAAPMTGLAGGVLIGLAAALMLLGIGRIAGISGITARAAGISDSGLPRVSAWAFVIGLPLGAFIVMLAQGGLPANFASPVYLVIAGLVVGVGTRLGSGCTSGHGVCGMSRFSQRSIVATVTFMITGFATVAAMNALGLEVLP
- a CDS encoding peroxiredoxin; amino-acid sequence: MDTQENESRGTRVLRIGDLAPDFEARSTIGPVKLSAFRERWLILFSHPADFTPVCTTEFVELARQADEFEKRECNLMALSVDSLFSHFAWLRMIRDRFDIEVRFPIVEDPTLVIGRAFGMVAPKDNDSATVRTTFFIDPTGVIRAMTCYPANMGRSIPEMLRMLDALQAIDAKDALAPANWEPGMPLLKSPTQDLDEVFSAGDQTAWFLREAGKGSRK
- a CDS encoding TIGR01244 family sulfur transferase: MDIRQVTPEFAVAPQIQPTDFSAIAAQGFVAVMCNRPDGEEDGQPSVEEMRDAAEANGIAFHHIPVAGGQFPDAAIAAFRAVRRGTDGPVLAYCRTGTRSITLDTLANPDDIAPAERLQRASDAGYDLTNLSNKLA
- a CDS encoding FAD/NAD(P)-binding oxidoreductase — encoded protein: MSASHTVVIVGGGAAGLATASSLLKRRKNLDIAVIDPADTHAYQPGWTMVGGGVFEPEVTRRSMASVMPKGVTWIKQAAKSFQPDNNEVTLADGSTVRYEALVVAPGIRLAWEKIEGLEETLGKNGVTSNYRYDLAPYTWEMVQKLKKGRAIFTQPPMPIKCAGAPQKAMYLSCDHWLRAGVLDNIDVEFCNAGGALFGVADYVPALMSYIEKYDVQLDLGHTLVSVDGPAQKAVFKTEKGEVTREFDMLHVVPPQVAPQFLADSPLAAESGFTDVDQHTLRHVRYDNVFGLGDAGAMPNAKTAAAARKQAPVVAVNVLQQLCGHGPKAGYDGYGSCPLTVERGKIVLAEFGYGGKLMPSFPEWIVDGTKPARLSWMLKADALPWIYWNGMLKGREWLAGPGGLIAQ
- a CDS encoding DUF6691 family protein — translated: MMRRLVIPALSGSIFGAGLALGGMTDPARVRGFLDILGDWDPTLAFVMGGAVLVMVIAWQIQPKLIRPVFGGDFALPGTQDLTPRLIGGSALFGIGWGIAGLCPGPGIAALVIEPVSAAIFVVAMLAGMVLVRLFEGKA
- a CDS encoding DUF2946 family protein, with the protein product MLDLPDTIICVAPTANLPIGERDMIAPRHSLLSRTRALLTLVLMALGVNALVPAGYMVAPTASQGIAVTLCPETHPLARAVAVAEGYAQPDDAASHAHHAAMGHDTAPAHDGEPATAATGTDCAFSALAFAGDIPAQPETSAAPLERAEAALIPLKAFAVAPSRHLRPPLRGPPVHS
- the katG gene encoding catalase/peroxidase HPI — protein: MFKLPLKSALFLSASALLATSVSATPPGFNQPGMGQMPVREAGDMKARTVQDWWPQVVDLSRLRQNEMDADPMGEDFDYAAEFAKLDLNEVKADVAATLTDSKDWWPADYGSYTGLFIRLAWHSAGTYRSGDGRGGSDGGQIRFEPLNSWPDNGNLDKARRLLWPVKQKYGRALSWSDLIILSGNVALEQAGFETFGFAGGRTDDWQPELVYWGPESKFLTASRFSHGGERPGSEAEGTPQELEDTLGASEMGLIYVNPEGPEGNMNILESAERIRTTFGRMGMNDEETAALIIGGHTLGKNHGASPKDCIGKEPAAESVAAQGFGWKNSCGTGAGPDATTSGLEGAWTATPITWSNNYLENLYSFEWRETRSPAGAGQWIPVNADQLEFVPDAFDPEKFHPPVMLTTDLAMRYDPKYGAITKRWAENPEEMDAAFAKAWFKLTHRDMGPGARYVGSEVPNEQFTWQDPLPEVSGSTINQADIAMLEDKIRASGLSTSELVRTAWAAAVTYRDTDMRGGANGSRIRLAPQKDWAVNDPEVVAKVVSAMEGIQGDFNARGTGRKVSIADLIVLGGSVAIEDAAKDAGYSVDVPFTPGRVDATQEMTDVEGFEYLRPAADGFRNFYSERARLSPTEMLVDRADLLTLSVPEMTVLVAGMRALDANTDGAKHGVFTDTPGTLTNDFFVNLLDMGTQWAPVEGEEYVYEGRDRESGEVKWTATEVDLVFGSNSELRAVAEVYAYSDGEERFVNDFAKAWSKVMMLDRFDVK
- a CDS encoding MBL fold metallo-hydrolase, producing MSKSDSALQAATDQINRAIDQKTLRPSIAGFFDEATYTVSYVVHDPETCEAAIIDSVLDYEAAAGRTSQASADRIIEYVNSNNLKVTWLIETHAHADHISAAPYLQEKLGGKLAIGKEIIRVQDVFGKLFNAGTDFERDGSQFDHLFTDGETFNLGKIEGIALHVPGHTPADMAFIIGDAAFVGDTIFMPDFGTARADFPGGDARQLFQSIRRLLSLPDETRLFLCHDYKAPGRDEYAWETTVGQQRRENVHVKDGVSEDDFVQMRTTRDATLAMPNLIMPSVQVNIRGGRLPEPEENGVSYIKIPVNAV
- a CDS encoding pseudoazurin, with protein sequence MFDRRTAILCAGATALLLSSGVAAKPRTHVVEMMTQDPKTGKRMVFTPRILRVASGDTVTFKPSQPTHNSMSTPGMIPEGASGWRGQIGKSVSVTFTKPGYYGYHCLPHKSMGMVGLVIVEGEGRDANLEAAKSVRQIGKAKEAWDEIWAQVA